Proteins encoded in a region of the Pseudomonas viciae genome:
- a CDS encoding DUF1656 domain-containing protein, whose translation MPREIAFHGVYMPTMTLMFFIAAALAWALDRFLSGLDLYRFFWHPALLRLSLFTCLFGALALTVYR comes from the coding sequence ATGCCCCGTGAGATCGCCTTCCATGGCGTGTACATGCCCACCATGACCTTGATGTTCTTCATCGCCGCGGCCCTGGCCTGGGCGTTGGATCGCTTCCTGTCGGGGCTGGACCTGTACCGCTTCTTCTGGCACCCGGCGTTGCTGCGCCTGAGTCTGTTTACCTGCCTGTTCGGCGCGTTGGCGCTGACGGTCTACCGTTGA
- a CDS encoding SDR family oxidoreductase: protein MPVALITGCSSGIGRALADAFKAAGYQVWASARKVEDVAVLSAAGFTAVQLDVNDGQALEQLSERINQQHGGLDVLINNAGYGAMGPLLDGGVPAMQRQFETNVFALVGVTRALFPVLRRTKGLVVNIGSVSGVLVTPFAGAYCASKAAVHALSDALRMELAPFGIRVMEVQPGAIASSFAKNAGHEAEQLISEQSPWWPLRDGIRARAKASQDKPTPASEFATGLLKAVQQPKPPRLLRLGNGSRALPLMAGLLPKGLLEKGLMKRFGLGGSL from the coding sequence ATGCCCGTCGCGTTGATTACCGGATGTTCCAGCGGCATCGGCCGCGCCCTCGCCGACGCCTTCAAGGCCGCTGGCTACCAGGTCTGGGCCAGTGCGCGCAAAGTTGAGGACGTGGCAGTGCTCAGCGCTGCCGGGTTCACGGCGGTGCAATTGGACGTGAATGACGGCCAGGCCCTGGAGCAGTTGAGCGAGCGAATCAACCAGCAACACGGTGGCCTCGATGTGCTGATCAACAATGCCGGCTACGGCGCCATGGGGCCGCTGCTGGACGGCGGCGTACCGGCCATGCAGCGCCAGTTCGAGACCAACGTATTCGCCCTCGTCGGCGTAACCCGTGCACTGTTTCCGGTGCTGCGCCGGACCAAAGGCCTGGTGGTGAACATCGGCAGCGTTTCCGGTGTGCTGGTCACCCCGTTTGCCGGCGCCTATTGCGCCTCGAAGGCAGCGGTGCACGCCCTGAGTGATGCGCTGCGCATGGAACTGGCGCCGTTCGGCATCCGCGTGATGGAAGTCCAACCCGGCGCCATTGCCTCCAGCTTCGCCAAGAATGCCGGCCATGAAGCCGAACAGCTGATCAGCGAACAATCACCCTGGTGGCCCCTGCGCGACGGCATCCGCGCCCGGGCCAAGGCCTCCCAGGACAAACCAACCCCCGCCAGCGAATTCGCCACTGGCCTGCTCAAGGCCGTACAACAACCCAAACCACCGCGCCTGCTGCGCCTGGGCAATGGCAGCCGGGCCTTGCCGTTGATGGCCGGATTGCTGCCCAAGGGCTTGCTGGAGAAAGGGTTGATGAAGCGGTTTGGCTTGGGTGGGTCACTTTGA
- a CDS encoding efflux transporter outer membrane subunit, whose amino-acid sequence MPRCISRELKTLSVWVLTFTISGCIGTGGIGPQSQVLPANQLATDATIREAARDAHWPTRQWWSAYGDPQLNRWIDLAVHDSPSLAMAVARVRQAKAMAGVAEAAESLQINGQATFKRHNWPTDQFYGPGELADTTTWDNNAGLGLSYALDLWGRERNASERAVDLAHASVAEARQAQLELQSNIVRAYIQFSLHYAQRDIAVATLHQQEQILDLAQKRLDGGIGTHFEVSQAQAPLPETHRQLDALDEAIALSRNQLAALAGKGPGEGARLQRPTLALGAPLKLPSALPAELLGQRPDVVVGRWQVAAQARGIEVARAGFYPNVDLVASVGYMATGGGALEFLTGKKLTYNVGPAISLPIFDGGRLRSQLGEAAAGYDIAVAHYNRTLVNALKSISDQLIRRESMDKQQAFAAESVAAAQRTYDIALVAFQRGLTDYLNVLNAQSLLFKQQQVRQQVEAARLMAHGDLVTALGGGLEAGNDTPDLSQAK is encoded by the coding sequence GTGCCGCGTTGCATCAGCAGAGAGCTGAAGACTCTCAGTGTTTGGGTTCTGACATTCACCATCAGTGGTTGCATCGGGACAGGAGGGATTGGGCCGCAAAGCCAGGTATTACCGGCCAACCAATTGGCTACCGATGCGACCATCCGCGAGGCCGCCCGCGACGCCCACTGGCCTACCCGCCAATGGTGGAGCGCCTATGGCGACCCGCAGTTGAATCGCTGGATCGACCTGGCCGTGCACGATAGCCCGAGCCTGGCCATGGCGGTGGCACGGGTGCGTCAGGCCAAGGCCATGGCCGGTGTGGCCGAGGCCGCCGAGTCGCTGCAGATCAATGGCCAGGCGACCTTCAAGCGTCACAACTGGCCCACCGATCAGTTCTATGGCCCTGGCGAACTCGCCGACACCACCACCTGGGACAACAACGCTGGCCTGGGCTTGAGCTACGCCCTGGACCTATGGGGCCGCGAGCGTAATGCCAGTGAGCGGGCGGTTGACCTGGCCCATGCCAGTGTCGCTGAGGCGCGGCAGGCGCAACTGGAACTGCAGAGCAACATCGTGCGCGCCTATATCCAGTTTTCGTTGCATTACGCCCAGCGCGATATCGCTGTCGCCACGCTCCACCAGCAAGAGCAGATTCTCGACCTGGCGCAAAAACGCCTGGACGGTGGCATCGGTACCCATTTCGAAGTCAGCCAGGCCCAGGCGCCGTTGCCTGAGACCCATCGCCAACTCGACGCCCTCGATGAAGCCATTGCCTTGAGCCGCAATCAATTGGCGGCATTGGCGGGCAAGGGGCCAGGAGAGGGCGCGCGGTTGCAACGTCCAACCCTGGCCCTCGGCGCGCCTTTGAAGCTGCCGTCGGCATTACCCGCCGAACTGCTGGGCCAGCGCCCGGATGTGGTGGTCGGGCGTTGGCAAGTGGCGGCCCAGGCGCGGGGCATCGAGGTGGCCCGCGCCGGCTTTTATCCCAACGTCGACCTGGTGGCGAGTGTCGGCTACATGGCCACTGGCGGTGGGGCGCTGGAGTTTTTGACCGGCAAAAAACTCACCTATAACGTCGGCCCGGCCATCTCGCTGCCGATCTTCGACGGCGGGCGCCTGCGCTCACAGTTGGGCGAGGCGGCCGCCGGTTATGACATCGCCGTTGCCCACTACAACCGGACCCTGGTGAACGCGCTCAAGAGCATTTCCGATCAGTTGATCCGTCGTGAATCGATGGACAAGCAACAAGCCTTTGCCGCCGAGTCGGTGGCGGCCGCCCAGCGCACTTACGACATTGCGCTGGTGGCGTTCCAGCGCGGGTTGACGGACTACCTCAACGTGCTCAACGCCCAGAGCCTGTTGTTCAAGCAGCAACAGGTGCGGCAGCAGGTAGAAGCAGCGCGCCTGATGGCCCATGGCGACCTGGTGACGGCGTTGGGCGGTGGGCTGGAAGCCGGCAACGACACCCCTGACTTGAGCCAGGCTAAGTAG
- a CDS encoding FUSC family protein translates to MTSLLAPVRWLYRLEWRRGFFDWARSDGVTWVYIFKVLFAAFLTLWLAMRLELPQPRTAMITVFIVMQPQSGQVFAKSFYRFLGTLAGSAVMVALIALFAQNTELFLGCLAIWVGICSAGAARYRNFRAYGFVLAGYTAAMIGLPALAHPEGAFMAAVWRVLEISLGIVCATLVSAAILPQTASAAMRNALYQRFGVFALFVTDGLRGRSKRETFEARNVGFIAEAVGLESLRSVTVFEDPHMRRRNGRLSRLNSEFMGITTRFNALHQLLERLRSSAADDVVNAIKPGLQTLAELLDGFSARALTDADGARLAAALADYKAELPAQVRRLRALFQESAPSDGAQLDFHTAYELLYRFVDDLHGYALTHASLADHRHERERWDEPFVPQTNGLAAAASGLRAAFILLVLGSYWVATAWPSGATMTMIAAATVGLSAATPNPKRMAFQMACGTLFGALIGFVEMFFIFPLIDGFPLLCVMLAPVIMLGSFLSSRPQYAGVGLGLLIFFSTGSVPDNLTVYNPYAFINDYFAMILGMLVCAAAGAIILPPNSRWLWRRLEQDLREQVVFAISGKLKGLASSFESGTRDLLHQAYGLAAGQPQVQRGLLRWMFVVLEVGHAIIELRKEQAILPVHPAYAESQPWRQAIRVMGRALVRLFRLPSQSNLERALVAVDHAISRVQATDEPFAPHFDTSALRRVKSYLHFIRTSLLDPQSPLAGYAIPHATALSQEPEHAP, encoded by the coding sequence GTGACGTCTTTACTCGCCCCCGTACGCTGGCTGTACCGCCTCGAATGGCGCCGTGGTTTCTTCGACTGGGCCCGCAGCGATGGGGTGACCTGGGTCTACATCTTCAAAGTCCTGTTCGCCGCGTTCCTCACGCTGTGGCTGGCGATGCGTCTGGAACTGCCGCAACCGCGTACGGCGATGATCACCGTGTTCATCGTCATGCAGCCCCAGAGCGGCCAGGTGTTCGCCAAGAGTTTCTATCGTTTCCTCGGCACCCTGGCGGGTTCGGCGGTGATGGTGGCGTTGATCGCTCTGTTCGCCCAGAACACCGAACTGTTTCTCGGCTGCCTGGCCATTTGGGTCGGCATCTGTTCGGCCGGTGCCGCGCGTTATCGCAACTTCCGCGCCTATGGTTTCGTATTGGCCGGCTACACCGCGGCGATGATCGGCCTACCGGCCCTGGCTCATCCGGAAGGGGCGTTCATGGCGGCGGTCTGGCGGGTGTTGGAAATTTCCTTGGGGATTGTCTGCGCCACTCTGGTCAGCGCCGCGATCCTGCCGCAAACCGCCAGCGCCGCCATGCGCAACGCCTTGTACCAGCGCTTTGGGGTGTTTGCCCTGTTCGTCACGGATGGCTTGCGCGGGCGCAGCAAACGGGAGACCTTCGAGGCGCGCAACGTGGGCTTCATTGCCGAAGCGGTGGGCCTGGAAAGCCTGCGCAGCGTCACCGTGTTCGAAGACCCGCATATGCGTCGGCGCAATGGTCGGCTCAGTCGCTTGAACAGCGAGTTCATGGGCATCACCACCCGTTTCAATGCCTTGCATCAGTTGCTGGAGCGCTTGCGCAGCAGTGCGGCCGATGATGTGGTGAACGCCATCAAACCCGGGTTGCAAACGTTGGCTGAATTGCTCGACGGTTTCAGCGCACGGGCCCTGACCGACGCCGATGGGGCGCGTCTGGCGGCGGCGCTGGCCGACTACAAGGCTGAGTTGCCGGCCCAGGTGCGGCGACTGCGGGCGTTGTTCCAGGAATCGGCGCCCAGTGATGGGGCGCAACTGGACTTCCACACCGCCTACGAATTGCTTTATCGCTTCGTCGACGACTTGCACGGCTATGCCTTGACGCACGCGTCCCTGGCCGACCATCGGCACGAACGCGAGCGTTGGGACGAACCGTTCGTGCCGCAGACCAATGGGTTGGCTGCGGCGGCTTCGGGGTTGCGCGCCGCCTTCATCCTGTTGGTACTGGGCAGTTATTGGGTCGCCACGGCCTGGCCAAGCGGCGCGACCATGACCATGATCGCCGCGGCCACGGTGGGCCTGTCTGCCGCGACGCCGAACCCCAAGCGCATGGCATTCCAGATGGCCTGCGGCACGTTGTTCGGGGCGTTGATCGGCTTCGTCGAGATGTTTTTCATCTTCCCGCTGATCGACGGTTTTCCTCTGCTCTGTGTGATGCTCGCGCCAGTCATCATGCTCGGCTCGTTCCTCAGTTCGCGACCGCAATACGCCGGGGTCGGGTTGGGGCTGCTGATCTTTTTCAGCACCGGCTCGGTACCGGACAACCTGACGGTCTACAACCCCTACGCCTTCATCAACGACTACTTCGCGATGATCCTCGGCATGCTGGTGTGCGCCGCCGCCGGGGCGATCATCCTGCCGCCCAATAGCCGCTGGTTGTGGCGCCGGCTGGAACAGGATTTGCGCGAACAAGTGGTGTTTGCCATCAGCGGCAAGCTCAAGGGCCTGGCGTCGAGCTTTGAAAGTGGCACCCGCGACTTGCTGCACCAAGCCTACGGGCTGGCGGCGGGGCAGCCCCAGGTGCAACGGGGATTGCTGCGTTGGATGTTCGTGGTGCTGGAGGTCGGCCACGCGATTATCGAGTTGCGCAAGGAGCAGGCGATTTTGCCCGTGCATCCGGCTTATGCCGAAAGCCAGCCGTGGCGCCAGGCGATCCGTGTGATGGGGCGGGCGCTGGTGCGGCTGTTCCGCCTGCCGAGCCAGAGCAATCTGGAGCGCGCGTTGGTGGCGGTGGATCACGCCATCAGCCGCGTTCAGGCCACCGACGAACCCTTCGCCCCGCATTTCGACACCTCAGCCCTGCGCCGGGTGAAAAGCTACCTGCATTTCATCCGCACTTCGCTGCTGGACCCGCAATCGCCGTTGGCCGGCTATGCCATACCGCATGCCACAGCGCTGTCCCAGGAACCTGAACATGCCCCGTGA
- a CDS encoding LysR family transcriptional regulator, with amino-acid sequence MDTLQNMRAFSCVAEAGSFTAAAAQLDTTTANVSRAVSNLEAHLQTRLLNRTTRRIALTEAGKRYLLRCEQILAYVEEAEAEASDAHARPAGQLKVHTMTGIGQHFVIDAIARYRKTHPDVTFDLTLANRVPDILDEGYDVSIVLASELPDSGFVSQRLGITYSIVCASPAYVKASGCPQKPGDLLNHACLRLVSPVIPLEKWVFDGPEGQEMVTINSSPFLVNSADAMKTAITSGMGVGVLPVYAAIEGLRNGTLVRVMPNYRSQELNLYAIYPSRQYLDAKIKTWVEYLRGSLPEILAAHQAELTAYELSGSLAGARAAN; translated from the coding sequence ATGGACACCTTGCAAAACATGCGCGCATTCAGCTGCGTTGCCGAAGCCGGTAGTTTCACTGCCGCCGCCGCGCAACTGGACACCACGACAGCCAACGTCTCGCGCGCGGTTTCCAACCTGGAAGCCCATCTGCAAACGCGCCTGCTCAACCGCACCACCCGTCGTATTGCCCTGACCGAGGCGGGTAAACGCTACTTGCTGCGTTGCGAGCAGATCCTGGCGTATGTCGAGGAAGCCGAAGCCGAAGCCAGTGATGCCCATGCACGCCCCGCCGGGCAGTTGAAGGTCCACACCATGACCGGCATCGGCCAGCATTTCGTGATCGATGCCATCGCCCGTTACCGCAAGACCCATCCGGACGTGACCTTCGACCTGACCCTGGCCAACCGGGTGCCGGACATTCTTGACGAGGGCTACGACGTCTCCATCGTGCTCGCCAGCGAGTTGCCGGATTCGGGCTTCGTCTCCCAGCGCCTTGGCATCACCTACAGCATCGTCTGCGCATCGCCGGCCTACGTGAAAGCCAGCGGCTGCCCGCAAAAACCCGGCGACTTGCTCAACCACGCCTGCCTGCGCCTGGTCAGCCCGGTCATTCCGTTGGAGAAATGGGTGTTCGACGGCCCGGAAGGCCAGGAAATGGTCACCATCAACAGCTCACCGTTCCTGGTGAATTCCGCCGATGCGATGAAAACCGCGATCACCAGCGGCATGGGTGTGGGGGTATTGCCGGTGTACGCCGCCATCGAAGGCCTGCGCAACGGCACCCTGGTGCGGGTGATGCCCAACTACCGTTCCCAGGAACTGAACCTCTATGCCATCTACCCTTCGCGCCAATACCTGGATGCGAAAATCAAGACGTGGGTCGAATACCTGCGAGGCTCGTTGCCAGAAATCCTCGCGGCGCACCAGGCCGAGCTGACGGCTTATGAATTGAGTGGAAGCCTGGCGGGCGCACGGGCAGCGAACTGA
- a CDS encoding efflux RND transporter periplasmic adaptor subunit, producing the protein MHIQKKTVLLVALLVALGALVLWYVMKPVTAKPGVPTAVPVRVVSVVQKDVPRFASGIGTVLSLHSVVIRPQIDGILTKLLVKEGQRVKKGDLLATIDDRSIRASLDQARAQLGESQAQLAVAQVNLKRYKLLSVDDGVSKQTYDQQQALVNQLKATAQGNQAAIDSAQVQLSYTQIRSPVSGRVGIRNVDEGNFLRTSDTEGLFTVTQIDPIAVEFSLPQQMLPTLQRLIAAPEQALVKAYIGADGTAGELLGEGRLSLIDNQINANTGTLRAKAEFNNTAQRLWPGQLVTLKIQTALEKDALVVPPTVVQRGLEQHFVYRIKGDKVESVPVVMVYQDSDMHIIKGVNAGDQLVSDGQSRLKPGASIQVLSDPPAVAKSSEFQP; encoded by the coding sequence ATGCACATCCAGAAAAAAACTGTCCTGCTCGTTGCGCTGTTGGTCGCCCTGGGGGCGCTTGTCCTCTGGTATGTCATGAAGCCTGTCACCGCCAAACCCGGTGTGCCTACTGCCGTTCCGGTACGGGTCGTCAGCGTGGTGCAAAAGGACGTGCCCCGTTTTGCCAGCGGCATCGGCACGGTGCTGTCACTGCACAGCGTGGTGATCCGCCCGCAGATCGACGGCATCCTCACCAAGCTGCTGGTCAAGGAAGGGCAACGGGTCAAGAAGGGTGACCTGCTGGCAACCATCGATGATCGCTCCATCCGCGCCAGCCTCGACCAGGCCCGCGCCCAGCTCGGCGAGAGCCAGGCGCAACTGGCGGTGGCCCAGGTCAATCTCAAGCGCTACAAATTGCTCAGTGTCGACGACGGTGTCTCGAAACAGACCTACGACCAGCAACAGGCGCTGGTCAATCAGCTCAAGGCCACGGCCCAGGGCAATCAGGCGGCCATCGATTCAGCCCAGGTGCAACTGTCCTACACCCAGATCCGTTCCCCGGTGAGCGGTCGCGTCGGTATTCGCAACGTGGATGAAGGCAACTTCCTGCGCACCAGCGACACCGAAGGTCTGTTCACCGTGACCCAGATCGATCCGATCGCGGTGGAGTTCTCCCTGCCCCAGCAAATGCTGCCCACCTTGCAACGGTTGATCGCCGCGCCCGAGCAAGCCTTGGTCAAGGCCTACATCGGCGCCGATGGCACTGCCGGGGAACTGCTCGGCGAGGGACGGCTGAGCCTCATCGACAACCAGATCAACGCCAACACCGGCACCCTGCGGGCCAAGGCTGAATTCAACAACACCGCGCAACGGCTCTGGCCAGGACAGCTGGTAACACTGAAGATCCAGACCGCCCTCGAAAAAGACGCCCTGGTGGTTCCACCCACCGTGGTCCAACGGGGCCTTGAGCAGCACTTCGTCTACCGGATCAAGGGTGACAAGGTCGAGAGCGTGCCGGTGGTGATGGTTTACCAGGACAGCGACATGCACATCATCAAAGGCGTGAACGCCGGCGACCAACTGGTGAGCGACGGCCAGTCACGGCTCAAGCCGGGCGCCAGTATCCAGGTGCTCAGTGATCCGCCGGCCGTGGCCAAGTCTTCGGAGTTTCAGCCGTGA
- a CDS encoding multidrug transporter: MLIGVLLVITWLILLLRYPAKALPVSLAAFIGLGLVAAWVLWQENRETRQVERLELRITYAPEHCPADRPLLLNMNNGNDVPLTELHWRIAAYAPGDTINLADTPYTAPRYRGPGELQAGASWQDCLPLPPLRPGYRPQTLEFRAERLQGSFSN, encoded by the coding sequence ATGCTTATCGGCGTCTTGCTGGTCATCACCTGGCTCATCCTGTTGTTGCGCTATCCAGCCAAGGCGCTGCCGGTGTCCCTGGCGGCGTTCATCGGGCTTGGCCTGGTGGCCGCGTGGGTGCTCTGGCAGGAAAACCGTGAAACCCGACAGGTGGAGCGCCTGGAACTGCGCATCACGTACGCCCCCGAACACTGCCCCGCCGATCGTCCACTGCTGCTGAACATGAACAACGGCAACGACGTGCCGCTGACCGAACTGCATTGGCGGATCGCCGCTTACGCGCCCGGCGATACCATCAACCTGGCCGACACCCCCTACACAGCGCCCCGCTACCGGGGTCCGGGCGAACTGCAAGCCGGCGCCAGTTGGCAGGACTGCCTGCCCCTGCCGCCGCTGCGCCCTGGCTATCGCCCGCAAACCCTGGAGTTTCGCGCCGAGCGATTGCAAGGTAGCTTCTCCAACTGA
- a CDS encoding HlyD family secretion protein → MKKFFSLLATLLVLALALWIGRTLWVHYMNTPWTRDGRVRADIINVAADVSGEVVEVPVRDNQTVRKGDLLLRIDPEHYRIAVKQARALVASRKATWEMRKINAHRRADLDSLVISRENRDDASNIADSALADYQNAQAQLEAAELNLARTEVRAAVDGYVTNLNVHRGDYARIGEAKMAVVDMNSFWVYGFFEETKLPKVRIGDAAQLQLMSGEMLKGHVESISRGIYDRDNPESRELIADVNPTFNWVRLAQRVPVRIHLDEVPQGVLLAAGMTCTVVVEPQGER, encoded by the coding sequence ATGAAAAAGTTTTTCAGCCTGCTGGCGACGTTGTTGGTGCTGGCCTTGGCGTTGTGGATCGGCCGTACGCTGTGGGTGCATTACATGAACACCCCCTGGACCCGCGATGGCCGGGTGCGGGCCGACATCATCAACGTCGCTGCCGATGTCAGTGGCGAGGTGGTCGAGGTGCCGGTGCGCGACAACCAAACCGTAAGAAAGGGCGACCTGCTGCTGCGCATCGACCCCGAGCATTACCGCATCGCGGTCAAACAGGCGCGCGCCCTGGTGGCGTCGCGCAAGGCCACCTGGGAAATGCGCAAGATCAACGCCCATCGCCGCGCCGACCTGGACAGCCTGGTGATCTCCCGGGAAAACCGCGACGACGCCAGCAACATCGCCGACTCGGCCCTGGCCGATTACCAGAACGCCCAGGCGCAACTGGAGGCGGCCGAGCTGAACCTTGCGCGCACCGAAGTCCGCGCGGCGGTGGACGGCTACGTCACTAACCTCAACGTGCACCGTGGCGACTATGCGCGCATCGGCGAGGCGAAAATGGCCGTGGTGGACATGAATTCGTTCTGGGTCTATGGCTTCTTCGAAGAGACCAAGTTGCCCAAGGTGCGGATCGGCGATGCGGCGCAGTTGCAGCTCATGAGCGGGGAAATGCTCAAGGGGCATGTGGAGAGCATCTCCCGCGGCATCTACGACCGCGACAACCCCGAAAGTCGCGAGCTGATCGCCGACGTCAACCCGACCTTCAACTGGGTGCGCCTGGCCCAGCGGGTGCCGGTGCGGATTCATCTTGATGAAGTGCCGCAGGGTGTGCTGCTGGCGGCGGGGATGACCTGCACAGTGGTGGTCGAGCCCCAGGGCGAGCGCTGA